A genome region from Hevea brasiliensis isolate MT/VB/25A 57/8 chromosome 9, ASM3005281v1, whole genome shotgun sequence includes the following:
- the LOC110663898 gene encoding protein ALTERED PHOSPHATE STARVATION RESPONSE 1-like, protein MGCCYSRLEREEMVSRCKARKGYMKQLVNARQAVSASHTMYLRSLRATGSALLQFSNTEANLHIHHHRRHHLPAVLPSPPPLPPPPSPPPPPMSPSSYTWTSITASPALPPPPPPPPPQSSSWDFWDPFVPPPPVTSRSVTEEEWEEVTTTMVSEVAVTATRTAASLTAPPSVMSGFSKETGSGSGSELAMVVARNSKDLVKIVKEVDDYFLKAADAGRQLSLLLEVPNPNFSSQNKGGKVYDHGCNLTSPSLWTWGSSPKMNGFGKMGEEIVGSTVGISHCSTVERLYAWEKKLFQEVKNAESIKIDHEKKVALLRKLEMKRADYLKTEMTKKKVEKLESQMMVATQAIETTSAEIVKLRESELYPQLLELVKGLMCMWRSMYEAHQVQMHIAQQLKYLNTIPSTEATSEIHKQSTLQLELEVQQWHQSFCNLVKAQRDYIQSLTGWLRLSLFQFSTNPLSRTNQESLIYSLCEEWHHAVDRIPDKVASEGIKSFLTVIHAIVVQQAEEHKQKKRSDTAFKEFEKKVAELRALESKYGPYSMPETTGNTRRKVPVVEKRAKVEILRAKAEEEKTKHEKSVSITRAMTVNNLQMGFPHVFQAMVGFSSVCMHAFESV, encoded by the exons ATGGGTTGCTGTTATTCTAGAttagagagagaagaaatggttTCCAGATGCAAGGCAAGAAAGGGGTACATGAAGCAGTTGGTTAATGCTAGGCAAGCTGTCTCTGCGTCACACACAATGTACCTTCGTTCATTGCGTGCCACTGGTTCAGCGCTTCTTCAGTTCTCCAATACAGAAGCCAATCTCCACATCCATCACCACCGCCGCCACCATCTCCCAGCTGTCTTACCCTCACCACCTCCTTTACCACCCCCACCTTCACCACCTCCTCCCCCAATGAGCCCCAGCTCCTACACATGGACGTCCATAACCGCCTCTCCGGCTCTCCCCCCTCCTCCTCCACCACCGCCACCTCAGTCTTCAAGCTGGGACTTCTGGGATCCTTTCGTACCTCCGCCTCCTGTGACGTCACGGTCAGTAACTGAGGAGGAGTGGGAAGAGGTGACGACCACGATGGTGTCTGAAGTGGCCGTCACGGCGACAAGGACGGCGGCCAGCCTAACAGCCCCGCCATCGGTAATGAGTGGGTTCTCGAAGGAGACAGGTAGTGGGAGCGGGAGTGAGCTTGCCATGGTGGTTGCGAGGAATAGCAAGGATCTGGTGAAGATAGTGAAGGAAGTTGATGATTATTTTCTCAAGGCTGCTGATGCTGGTAGACAGCTTTCTTTGCTTTTAGAAgttccaaaccctaacttttccagTCAAAACAAAGGAG GAAAAGTTTATGACCATGGCTGCAATTTGACAAGTCCTTCATTATGGACATGGGGTTCAAGTCCAAAAATGAATGGGTTTGGGAAGATGGGAGAGGAAATTGTTGGAAGTACTGTAGGAATTAGCCACTGTTCTACTGTAGAGAGGTTGTATGCCTGGGAGAAGAAATTATTCCAGGAGGTCAAG AATGCTGAGAGTATAAAGATTGACCATGAGAAGAAGGTGGCGTTACTGAGAAAGCTAGAGATGAAGAGGGCTGACTATTTAAAGACTGAGATGACAAAGAAAAAAGTGGAAAAATTGGAGTCACAAATGATGGTTGCTACCCAGGCCATTGAGACTACCTCCGCTGAAATCGTAAAATTAAGGGAGTCAGAGCTCTACCCTCAACTTCTTGAGCTTGTAAAAGG ATTGATGTGCATGTGGAGAAGCATGTACGAGGCTCATCAGGTCCAAATGCACATAGCTCAGCAGCTCAAATACCTCAACACCATCCCATCTACTGAAGCCACGTCTGAGATTCACAAGCAATCCACTCTCCAGCTCGAACTTGAAGTGCAGCAATGGCACCAGTCCTTCTGCAACCTAGTGAAGGCACAGCGGGATTACATCCAGTCCCTCACGGGCTGGCTCCGGCTTAGTCTTTTCCAGTTCAGCACAAACCCACTTTCCAGAACCAACCAGGAATCTCTTATTTACTCTCTCTGCGAAGAATGGCATCATGCAGTTGATCGGATTCCAGACAAGGTGGCATCTGAAGGAATTAAAAGCTTTTTAACAGTTATTCATGCCATAGTTGTTCAACAAGCAGAAGAGCATAAGCAAAAGAAGAGGTCAGATACAGCATTCAAGGAGTTTGAGAAGAAGGTAGCTGAGCTTAGAGCACTGGAAAGCAAGTATGGCCCGTACTCAATGCCTGAAACAACTGGCAACACAAGAAGGAAGGTTCCAGTTGTAGAGAAGCGAGCTAAGGTTGAGATTTTAAGAGCAAAAGCAGAGGAGGAGAAAACTAAGCATGAAAAATCAGTGAGTATAACGAGAGCAATGACAGTGAACAATCTGCAAATGGGATTCCCACATGTCTTTCAAGCGATGGTGGGATTTTCAAGTGTATGTATGCATGCATTTGAGTCTGTATAG